The sequence GAATCTTTGCGGTTCGAAAACGTCCACATACGGATTGTCTTTCCTAAGGACAAGATCGGACATGAGCAGCGCAGCGTTAATGCCGTTGCTCATTCCCCATTTTCGGTAGCCTGTTGCAACAAAGATGTTATCTGTGCTCGATGAGTATTTGCCGACGAAAGGAATTTTATCAAGCGTAGTCGGGTCTTGTGCGCTCCAGCGGAAAGGGATCTCCTTAACGCCGAACGTCTGCGCAGCGAACGCCTCGAGTGCCTCATAATACTGGTGTGTATTATCATCCTGTCCGGTGATATGGCTGTCTCCGCCAAACAGCACCAATTTCTCGCCATTCCAGTCTGTATACCTTAGTGAGCGAGTCGGCGTCTCGGCATTGATATACATGCCGCCCGGGAACTCTTTTTCGGTCCTGACAGCAAGCAAATAAGAACGATTGACTTGCATCCTTGAAAAAAAGAAGCCTTTTAAATCGTAAAATGGAAAGTGTGTGCTGATAATCATCTGGTTGCAATGGACCTTATGACCATCTCTTGTCGTGACCACAGGCTCGGATCCTTCTTCCATATCAACGGCGGTTGTATTTTCGTAAATTTGGCCGCCCATTTCTGTAAAACGCTCCACGAGATGCTTTAAAAATTTTAGCGGATGGAACTGAGCCTGGTTCCGCATGACAACGGCTGCCATCGCTTCGACTGGAATCGGCACTTTGGAAACATACTCACTGCCCACCACGCCCAGCTTCTCATAGGCCTTGAATTCCTTCAGGAGCTTTTCCATTTCTTTGTCGGAATTGGTATATAAA comes from Mesobacillus jeotgali and encodes:
- a CDS encoding FAD-dependent oxidoreductase, producing the protein MNDYTSKLPRFPEPYWRKTAELPSFPKLQEDLKTEVAIIGGGITGLTSAYLLAKAGAKVTVIEAGKILNGTTGHTTAKVTAQHGLIYDELISHFGEDKARLYYQANYDAMQFVKNLVKEQQIDCDFSEEDAYLYTNSDKEMEKLLKEFKAYEKLGVVGSEYVSKVPIPVEAMAAVVMRNQAQFHPLKFLKHLVERFTEMGGQIYENTTAVDMEEGSEPVVTTRDGHKVHCNQMIISTHFPFYDLKGFFFSRMQVNRSYLLAVRTEKEFPGGMYINAETPTRSLRYTDWNGEKLVLFGGDSHITGQDDNTHQYYEALEAFAAQTFGVKEIPFRWSAQDPTTLDKIPFVGKYSSSTDNIFVATGYRKWGMSNGINAALLMSDLVLRKDNPYVDVFEPQRFHAKPDVATFVADNALVAKELVKGKLDRPSTSPESLDNDEGAVVTVNGKRAGAYRDENGQLHVVDTTCTHMGCELNWNNGERTWDCPCHGSRFSYKGDVVEGPAELPLERVDLE